A genomic region of Gemmata massiliana contains the following coding sequences:
- a CDS encoding TatD family hydrolase: MKYIDPHIHMISRTTDDYQRMAYSQCAAISEPAFWAGFDRGTAQGFHDYFRHLTEFEPKRAAQFGIKHYSWLCINAKEAENVSLSREVISMIPEFLERPGVLGIGEIGLNKNTANEATIFQEHLDLAAKTNELILIHTPHLEDKYKGTRMIVDMLKNDPRVKPHRVCVDHVEEHTVKLALDNGFWCGMTLYPVTKCTPARACDIIEMVGTDRIMANSAGDWGKSDPLAVPELIQEMKRRGHKESEIKKVVYDNPLSFWRQANNWKEWPPEPSTNGVATPATAKAGY, translated from the coding sequence ATGAAATACATCGACCCGCACATCCACATGATTTCGCGGACCACGGACGATTATCAGCGGATGGCGTATTCGCAGTGCGCCGCGATCTCGGAACCCGCGTTCTGGGCCGGGTTTGATCGCGGTACCGCACAGGGGTTCCACGACTACTTCCGCCACCTCACCGAGTTCGAGCCGAAACGCGCGGCACAATTCGGCATCAAGCACTACTCGTGGTTGTGTATCAATGCCAAGGAAGCCGAGAACGTGTCACTGTCGCGCGAGGTGATTTCGATGATCCCGGAGTTCCTGGAGCGCCCGGGCGTACTCGGGATCGGCGAAATCGGCCTCAACAAGAACACCGCGAACGAGGCCACCATTTTCCAGGAGCACCTCGACCTCGCCGCAAAGACCAACGAGTTGATCCTGATCCACACGCCGCACCTGGAGGACAAGTACAAAGGCACGCGGATGATCGTGGACATGCTCAAGAACGACCCGCGCGTCAAACCGCACCGCGTGTGCGTCGACCACGTCGAGGAGCACACCGTTAAACTCGCACTCGATAACGGGTTCTGGTGCGGGATGACACTGTATCCGGTCACCAAATGCACCCCGGCGCGGGCGTGCGACATCATCGAGATGGTCGGCACGGACCGCATCATGGCGAACTCGGCCGGCGATTGGGGCAAATCGGACCCGCTCGCAGTACCAGAACTGATTCAAGAGATGAAGCGGCGCGGGCACAAGGAATCGGAGATCAAGAAAGTGGTGTACGACAACCCGCTGAGTTTCTGGCGGCAGGCGAACAACTGGAAAGAGTGGCCGCCGGAACCCAGCACCAACGGTGTCGCGACGCCCGCGACCGCGAAGGCGGGGTACTAG
- a CDS encoding DUF4240 domain-containing protein: MTLDEFWDHIQKSKRKDPDAHAERLEQRLAKLPPDEILDFGHWWELMMGEAYHWNLWGAAYLINGGCSDDGFEYFCRWLVLRGRDVFQAAVTNPDTLANVVHPDDGDVECGCSPAQGAWFTATKTEPDDAGYEAYSSAERARHPNSPRYPELGAGWDFDDDAEMRKRLPHLSALYMDGGAGE; this comes from the coding sequence GTGACCCTCGACGAATTCTGGGACCACATCCAAAAGAGCAAACGCAAAGACCCGGACGCCCACGCAGAACGATTGGAACAGCGGCTCGCGAAGTTACCACCGGACGAGATCCTCGATTTCGGTCACTGGTGGGAGCTGATGATGGGCGAGGCGTACCACTGGAACTTGTGGGGCGCGGCATACCTCATCAACGGCGGGTGCTCGGACGACGGGTTCGAGTACTTTTGCCGGTGGCTCGTTCTGCGCGGGCGCGACGTGTTCCAGGCCGCGGTCACGAACCCGGACACCCTGGCCAACGTGGTCCACCCGGACGACGGCGACGTCGAGTGCGGGTGCTCCCCGGCGCAGGGCGCGTGGTTCACCGCGACCAAAACCGAACCGGACGACGCCGGGTACGAGGCTTACAGCTCGGCGGAACGAGCCCGGCACCCGAACAGCCCCCGGTACCCCGAACTGGGCGCGGGCTGGGATTTCGATGACGACGCGGAGATGCGAAAGCGGCTCCCGCACCTCTCGGCACTTTACATGGACGGGGGTGCGGGCGAATAA
- a CDS encoding DUF4240 domain-containing protein translates to MDWKPFWKVIEDAYRPDPIDHFEALKERLGDLKWFEIIEFQARFDEAVSSANLIDLWGAAYLINGGCSDDGFRDFRVWLVGRGRRAYEHALRDPDSLTDILDGDPVDGFGLDAAALRVYEEKTGMSDFYTRLDRAEADSPPPPPEGTDWDFEDESEMRKRFPKLCHLYLIPEHDE, encoded by the coding sequence ATGGACTGGAAACCGTTCTGGAAGGTCATCGAGGACGCATATCGACCGGACCCGATCGATCACTTTGAAGCGCTCAAGGAGCGGCTCGGCGATTTAAAGTGGTTCGAGATCATCGAGTTCCAGGCGCGCTTCGACGAGGCCGTCTCGTCCGCGAACCTCATCGATTTGTGGGGCGCGGCGTACCTCATCAACGGCGGGTGCTCGGACGACGGGTTCCGCGACTTCCGCGTGTGGCTCGTCGGGCGCGGGCGCCGCGCCTACGAGCACGCGCTCCGTGACCCGGACTCCCTCACAGACATTCTCGACGGTGACCCCGTGGACGGCTTCGGGCTCGATGCCGCCGCGCTCCGCGTGTACGAAGAAAAAACGGGCATGAGCGACTTCTACACGCGGCTCGATCGCGCGGAAGCGGACTCCCCTCCGCCGCCGCCCGAGGGCACGGACTGGGACTTTGAAGACGAGTCCGAAATGCGCAAACGGTTCCCGAAGCTGTGTCACCTGTACCTGATTCCGGAACACGACGAGTGA
- a CDS encoding class I SAM-dependent methyltransferase has translation MSAFKDHFSGHASDYRTFRPTYPPELFTFLASVVPAHDLVWDCGTGNGQAAVILAEHFSRVFATDASTEQVKNATPHPNVEYAVAPAEQCPLPNARADLVTVAQALHWFDIDRFFAAVCRVCKPGGVVAVWSYDLHSVNADVDPVLDRLQSEFVGPYWPPERALVDAGYRTIPFPFTEIPAPRLEMTASWDLPTLVGYMNTWSATKRFEKANGFNPLDRLSEAFTAAWGEPATVRTVRWKLAIRVGRVGNSQS, from the coding sequence ATGAGCGCATTTAAAGACCACTTTTCCGGCCACGCGAGCGACTACCGCACGTTCCGGCCAACGTACCCGCCCGAGTTGTTCACGTTCCTCGCGTCTGTTGTGCCGGCCCACGATCTTGTGTGGGATTGTGGTACAGGAAACGGTCAGGCCGCAGTTATCCTCGCCGAGCATTTCAGTCGCGTCTTCGCCACAGACGCTAGTACCGAGCAGGTGAAGAACGCGACACCGCACCCGAACGTCGAGTACGCGGTCGCGCCCGCTGAACAGTGCCCGCTCCCGAACGCGCGCGCGGATCTCGTTACCGTTGCGCAGGCGCTTCACTGGTTCGACATCGATCGTTTCTTCGCCGCGGTCTGCCGCGTTTGTAAGCCGGGCGGAGTAGTCGCTGTGTGGAGCTACGACCTACACTCCGTGAACGCGGACGTCGATCCGGTGCTCGACCGGCTCCAGAGCGAGTTCGTTGGTCCGTACTGGCCACCGGAACGCGCGCTCGTAGACGCCGGCTATCGCACGATCCCGTTCCCGTTCACGGAGATTCCGGCCCCGCGACTAGAAATGACCGCGAGCTGGGATTTGCCCACACTCGTCGGGTACATGAACACGTGGTCCGCGACGAAACGGTTCGAGAAAGCAAACGGGTTCAACCCGCTCGATCGACTGAGCGAGGCATTCACGGCCGCGTGGGGAGAACCCGCGACCGTGCGCACGGTGCGGTGGAAATTGGCCATCCGCGTCGGGCGCGTCGGGAACTCACAGTCGTGA
- a CDS encoding serine/threonine-protein kinase: MGVELATPPPAARPSNPPSGGTPFPPSHVFGFASTNPDPNQRSATPPPGPSSGDAEDPGIAPHTEVRGYTIERELGRGGMGTVYLATQLSLDRPVALKVMSKRWATDPVFVARFTREAFAAAQLSHPNIVQIHDIGEVDGARFFSMEYVRGKSLADLLKVQGKLDPETAVGYILQAARGLKHAHDRGMIHRDVKPDNLLLDVQGLVKVADLGLVKTPAVSRADDRLADASARSGLLSLPPDMTGARIALGTPAYMSPEQCRDAATVDHRADIYSLGCTLYVLVTGRPPFDGTTAVELMSKHAYDPLVPPEQIVARVPKEVSAVIQRMMAKSRDDRYQDTSEVIRTLEAWLGVYHAGTFSPHEEQISRLEMAVLRFNTCGTAVLRGRLISGFFGTVALMAVLLAFFGKIGWAFGIFGLALETTLAYFVLDGITRKGHLFSCMRRFISGLGRGDWIVGLSGFAMFCVLLALLKVFWMWIGFGLIGIGIAFALRYGVDRALAEERREIIEGCERQLRRMRARGLDEEALRQFVAKFAGRDWEEFFETLFGYEAKLAARTVLLRGGAAGVREKHAAWREPIIATMERIEKSRKDSRERKLLLAVERANLLAAGASAQTAEDQARAAADAMVRAADEIRRAETAHLPGVATAHAPTSVRTLFRAAEQPDDFVFVPTRKRDPIGTVISLFVGPHVRTIAAALLLAACALWAHQNGLIPGAELRAQATQAMENQDLSVLQQPVALDATRATKSLVFSGVPAPVLGWVDSFNVGLAGLMLLASLFFRGNLMSVLVLIGAAVAAIGHQFGIHTVEPFRDYHVSLMLGSLLTLVGFRLGTR; the protein is encoded by the coding sequence GTGGGCGTTGAACTTGCGACCCCGCCGCCGGCAGCGAGACCTTCAAATCCTCCGTCGGGCGGGACGCCGTTTCCGCCTTCACACGTATTCGGCTTTGCCAGCACCAATCCCGATCCGAACCAGCGCAGCGCGACTCCGCCTCCCGGTCCGAGCAGCGGTGACGCGGAAGACCCGGGGATCGCGCCGCACACGGAAGTTCGTGGGTACACTATCGAGCGCGAACTCGGGCGCGGGGGCATGGGGACGGTGTACCTCGCGACGCAACTCTCGCTCGACCGGCCGGTCGCGCTGAAGGTGATGAGTAAGCGCTGGGCAACCGACCCGGTGTTCGTGGCCCGGTTCACGCGCGAGGCGTTCGCCGCGGCTCAACTTTCGCACCCCAACATCGTTCAGATTCACGATATCGGTGAAGTCGACGGGGCGCGCTTCTTCAGCATGGAGTACGTCCGCGGGAAATCGCTCGCGGATCTGCTGAAAGTGCAGGGAAAACTCGATCCGGAAACGGCGGTCGGGTACATCCTTCAGGCCGCGCGGGGGCTGAAGCACGCACACGATCGCGGGATGATTCACCGCGATGTGAAACCCGACAACCTGTTGCTCGATGTACAGGGTTTGGTCAAAGTCGCGGACCTAGGGTTGGTGAAGACCCCGGCCGTGTCGCGTGCGGACGATCGGCTTGCGGACGCAAGCGCGCGGAGCGGGCTGCTCTCGCTGCCGCCCGATATGACTGGCGCGCGGATCGCGCTCGGAACGCCCGCGTACATGTCGCCCGAACAGTGCCGCGACGCGGCGACCGTGGACCACCGTGCCGATATTTACTCCCTGGGTTGTACACTCTACGTTCTCGTGACCGGGCGCCCGCCATTCGACGGAACGACCGCCGTCGAGTTGATGTCGAAGCACGCTTACGACCCGCTCGTGCCGCCGGAGCAGATCGTTGCCCGCGTGCCGAAGGAAGTCTCCGCGGTCATTCAGCGGATGATGGCGAAGAGTCGGGACGATCGTTACCAGGACACGAGCGAGGTGATTCGGACCCTCGAAGCGTGGCTCGGCGTTTATCACGCGGGCACGTTTTCGCCGCACGAGGAGCAGATTTCGCGACTCGAAATGGCCGTACTCCGGTTCAACACCTGTGGCACCGCGGTGTTGCGAGGGCGGCTCATTTCGGGGTTCTTCGGTACGGTTGCGTTGATGGCCGTGCTGCTCGCGTTTTTCGGAAAGATCGGGTGGGCGTTCGGCATCTTCGGACTGGCGCTGGAAACGACCCTCGCGTACTTCGTGCTCGACGGGATCACGCGCAAGGGGCACCTTTTCAGTTGCATGAGGCGCTTTATTTCGGGGTTGGGGCGCGGGGACTGGATCGTGGGGCTGTCGGGCTTCGCGATGTTCTGCGTGCTGCTCGCTCTGTTGAAAGTGTTCTGGATGTGGATCGGCTTCGGGCTGATCGGGATCGGAATCGCGTTCGCGCTGCGCTACGGCGTGGACCGTGCGCTGGCCGAGGAGCGCCGGGAGATCATTGAGGGGTGCGAGCGGCAGCTCCGACGGATGCGGGCACGCGGGCTGGACGAAGAGGCGCTGCGCCAGTTCGTGGCGAAGTTCGCTGGGCGCGACTGGGAAGAGTTCTTCGAGACGCTGTTCGGGTACGAGGCGAAGCTGGCCGCGCGCACGGTGTTGCTCCGCGGGGGAGCGGCCGGAGTACGCGAGAAGCACGCGGCGTGGCGCGAACCGATCATCGCGACAATGGAGCGGATCGAGAAGTCGCGTAAAGACTCGCGAGAGCGCAAGTTGCTGCTCGCGGTCGAACGCGCAAACCTGCTCGCGGCCGGTGCGAGCGCCCAGACCGCGGAAGATCAAGCGCGAGCCGCGGCGGACGCAATGGTACGTGCTGCGGACGAGATCCGGCGCGCGGAGACGGCTCACTTGCCGGGAGTTGCCACCGCCCACGCGCCCACGAGCGTGCGCACGCTGTTCCGTGCGGCCGAACAACCGGACGATTTCGTGTTCGTGCCGACGCGCAAGCGCGACCCGATCGGGACCGTGATTTCGCTGTTCGTCGGGCCGCACGTGCGGACGATCGCCGCGGCTTTACTGCTCGCCGCATGCGCGCTGTGGGCGCACCAGAACGGCCTCATTCCCGGAGCCGAACTCCGCGCTCAAGCGACGCAAGCGATGGAGAACCAGGATCTGTCCGTTCTGCAACAACCGGTCGCGCTCGACGCGACCCGCGCGACGAAGTCGCTGGTGTTTTCCGGTGTACCGGCGCCGGTGCTGGGGTGGGTCGATAGTTTCAACGTGGGGCTGGCTGGATTGATGCTGCTCGCGTCCCTGTTCTTCCGCGGAAATTTGATGAGTGTGCTTGTACTGATCGGCGCCGCGGTCGCAGCGATCGGGCACCAGTTCGGTATCCACACCGTGGAGCCGTTCCGGGACTATCACGTATCGCTGATGCTCGGCTCGTTGCTCACACTGGTCGGCTTCCGCCTCGGTACGCGCTAA
- a CDS encoding WD40 repeat domain-containing serine/threonine protein kinase has product MKLSADQFATVVRNLPLPNGQAAAAAEALARPATDELPGELIRREILTEYQARMILSGHADELTIGRYTILDELGEGGMGQVLKARDTAMDRVVAVKLIRDDRFGSESAVRRFEQEVRATARLAHPNIVRAYDTGVFNDRHFLVTELIAGSDLGHELARRGSFPAGEACHYAHQTALGLQHAHEHGLIHRDIKPSNLLFSAAERTVKIADFGLAYLSDSGAGRLTAAGAVMGTPDYIAPEQASSAAAADIRSDLYSLGCTLYQFLTGRVPFPAGSALAKLVAHASEPPPPLDTVCPGLAPGLAAVVHKMMAKSPNERYQSPLEVAEALAPFCDERNARIATNSARALAVPPLSTLNNAAGPTVHSSPHPEPSWREPEARAPRRRTAVLVASVGLLIAVIIAFISIRRPTPLEAPDVHPVQITVTLDDWPSARGPGAVIYLSGALLPTSESEKARTSNDLKRPLELAPGTYKLTLRIGGEIIERREFNVTSESANRAITLGPIVPEVVATTITNGREVKRWEALGPVSDLVFLPDGKKFVSMEQPTGVLRRPQAHELTISGALYATETNEIFSRWDTVGSGRVALFPKAGAVVGCQFPDAALKSDAYRWWAVPLSSGETPTNDGPEVAGASTKKHRTNLLTASAGGTHLLLSFITQPGGKAVGTVQLCPVTFTDARTIAVGEPKLFPGDTACFDPSGHRLLVAKDTALVLYDQNTGKPVAPEFTGATASIQHVAVAPNGKHLAGGCANGVLYFWRTGTKEPTAVGRGHKSKVNVLKFTPDGARVVTAGEDGTVRVWLTETGKEIARFKHDGSVNALAISPEGKQALTGSADATIRLWQLP; this is encoded by the coding sequence GTGAAGCTGTCCGCCGACCAGTTCGCGACCGTCGTTCGCAATCTGCCCCTCCCAAACGGCCAAGCAGCGGCCGCAGCCGAAGCGCTCGCTCGGCCCGCGACGGACGAACTTCCCGGCGAGCTGATTCGGCGCGAAATCCTGACCGAGTACCAAGCTCGAATGATCCTTTCCGGCCACGCCGACGAACTCACTATCGGGCGGTACACGATCCTTGATGAACTGGGCGAAGGCGGAATGGGCCAAGTGCTCAAGGCCCGCGACACGGCAATGGATCGCGTGGTCGCGGTGAAGCTGATACGCGACGACCGGTTCGGCAGTGAATCCGCCGTTCGCCGCTTCGAGCAAGAAGTAAGAGCCACGGCCCGGCTCGCACACCCGAACATCGTCCGCGCCTACGACACGGGGGTGTTCAACGATCGGCACTTTCTGGTGACCGAGTTGATCGCGGGTTCCGACCTGGGGCACGAATTAGCACGTCGAGGTTCGTTCCCCGCGGGCGAGGCGTGTCACTACGCGCACCAAACCGCGCTGGGACTCCAGCACGCTCACGAACACGGGCTGATACACCGCGACATCAAGCCATCGAACCTGTTGTTCAGCGCGGCGGAACGAACGGTGAAAATCGCGGATTTCGGTCTCGCGTACCTGAGCGATTCCGGCGCCGGCAGGTTGACGGCGGCCGGAGCGGTGATGGGCACACCGGATTACATTGCGCCAGAACAAGCGAGTTCCGCGGCCGCGGCAGACATCCGCTCGGACCTGTACTCGCTCGGATGCACGCTCTATCAGTTCCTTACGGGCCGGGTGCCCTTCCCCGCCGGTAGCGCGCTCGCGAAACTGGTCGCGCACGCGAGCGAACCCCCGCCCCCACTCGATACCGTGTGCCCCGGTCTGGCCCCCGGGTTAGCGGCCGTGGTCCATAAAATGATGGCGAAGAGCCCAAACGAGCGCTACCAATCGCCACTCGAAGTTGCCGAAGCTCTCGCCCCGTTTTGTGATGAGAGAAACGCCCGTATCGCAACGAACTCGGCGCGCGCTCTCGCAGTACCGCCCCTTTCAACACTCAACAACGCGGCCGGTCCCACCGTGCACTCCTCCCCACATCCGGAACCAAGTTGGCGCGAACCCGAGGCTCGAGCCCCGCGCCGCAGAACTGCCGTACTCGTTGCGAGTGTCGGCCTGTTGATTGCAGTAATAATCGCATTCATTTCCATCCGTAGACCGACCCCACTCGAGGCGCCCGACGTTCACCCCGTTCAAATCACGGTGACGCTCGACGACTGGCCTTCCGCGCGCGGGCCCGGAGCGGTCATCTACCTCAGTGGCGCATTGCTCCCGACCAGTGAGAGTGAGAAGGCACGCACCAGCAACGATCTCAAACGCCCACTCGAACTCGCGCCGGGAACGTACAAACTCACGCTGAGAATCGGCGGAGAAATCATCGAGCGGCGCGAGTTCAACGTAACTTCAGAAAGTGCGAATCGGGCCATTACATTGGGGCCGATTGTACCCGAAGTGGTAGCCACCACGATCACGAACGGGAGGGAGGTAAAGCGCTGGGAGGCGCTGGGTCCGGTCTCGGATCTCGTATTTCTCCCCGACGGCAAGAAGTTCGTTTCGATGGAGCAGCCGACGGGTGTCTTGCGGCGCCCACAGGCTCACGAACTGACAATCAGCGGGGCGCTGTACGCCACCGAAACGAACGAAATCTTCTCGCGCTGGGACACGGTCGGCAGCGGTCGTGTCGCACTGTTTCCCAAAGCCGGCGCGGTTGTGGGGTGCCAGTTTCCGGACGCGGCTCTCAAGAGCGATGCGTACCGGTGGTGGGCGGTGCCGCTTTCCAGCGGCGAAACGCCGACCAACGACGGGCCGGAAGTCGCTGGCGCCAGTACCAAGAAGCACCGCACCAACCTGCTCACCGCGTCCGCGGGCGGCACGCACCTGTTACTGTCCTTTATCACGCAACCCGGCGGCAAAGCGGTTGGAACGGTTCAACTGTGCCCGGTTACATTCACCGACGCGCGCACGATTGCAGTCGGCGAGCCGAAGCTCTTCCCCGGTGACACCGCTTGCTTCGATCCGAGCGGGCACCGCCTGTTGGTTGCAAAAGACACGGCGCTCGTGCTCTACGACCAAAACACAGGCAAGCCGGTGGCGCCGGAATTTACTGGGGCCACCGCGAGCATTCAGCACGTCGCAGTAGCTCCAAACGGTAAGCACCTCGCTGGGGGATGTGCGAACGGGGTGCTGTACTTCTGGCGGACGGGCACGAAAGAGCCAACAGCGGTCGGTAGAGGACACAAGAGCAAGGTAAACGTGTTGAAATTTACTCCGGACGGCGCTCGTGTGGTCACCGCGGGCGAAGACGGCACCGTTCGCGTGTGGCTAACGGAGACTGGAAAAGAAATCGCCCGGTTCAAGCACGACGGTTCGGTAAACGCGCTCGCGATTTCACCCGAGGGCAAGCAAGCACTCACGGGCAGCGCGGACGCGACGATTCGGCTCTGGCAACTGCCGTAG
- the trpS gene encoding tryptophan--tRNA ligase: MSVTVRPRILSGVQPSGKLHLGNYFGAIKQHIERQDSGECLYFIADYHSLTSLREAEEKEAGLAAKNKSIVARPARQILADNVRDVALDYLALGLDPAKASFFRQSDVPEVCELAWIFSTVSGMGLLERAHSYKDKVARGLTASVGLFTYPILMAADILIYRSHLVPVGKDQEQHLEMTRDIAGSFNHAFGEVFPLPDGVYNEAAIVPGTDGQKMSKSYGNTIEIFAEGKALKSAVMSVVTDSTPVEEPKNPEKCNAFALYKLFATAAEQAEMADLYRNPMKGADLRGGRPFGYGDAKTQLLAKIDTYFAAARERRKQLARDPGFVEEVLVAGAKRARALAQITLQTVRKAVGIHANPV; the protein is encoded by the coding sequence ATGAGTGTTACCGTCCGCCCGCGCATCCTCAGCGGCGTGCAGCCGTCCGGTAAGTTGCACCTCGGCAACTACTTCGGCGCGATCAAACAGCACATCGAGCGCCAGGATTCGGGCGAGTGCCTGTACTTCATCGCGGATTATCACTCCCTCACGTCGCTCCGCGAAGCCGAAGAAAAAGAAGCCGGACTTGCGGCAAAGAACAAATCGATTGTGGCCCGACCCGCACGGCAAATTCTCGCGGACAACGTGCGCGACGTGGCTCTTGACTACCTCGCACTCGGACTCGATCCCGCAAAAGCCAGTTTCTTCCGCCAATCGGACGTGCCGGAAGTGTGCGAACTCGCGTGGATCTTCTCGACAGTTAGCGGAATGGGGCTCCTCGAACGTGCCCACTCGTACAAGGACAAAGTTGCGCGTGGCCTCACTGCGAGTGTTGGTTTATTCACCTATCCCATATTGATGGCCGCGGACATCCTCATTTACCGCTCGCACCTCGTCCCGGTGGGCAAAGACCAAGAACAGCACCTCGAAATGACTCGCGATATTGCCGGGTCGTTCAATCACGCATTCGGCGAGGTGTTCCCGCTCCCCGATGGCGTTTATAACGAAGCGGCCATTGTGCCAGGGACCGACGGCCAGAAGATGAGCAAGAGCTACGGGAACACGATCGAAATCTTCGCCGAGGGGAAGGCGCTCAAGAGCGCGGTGATGAGCGTCGTCACCGATTCGACGCCGGTCGAGGAGCCGAAGAACCCGGAGAAGTGCAACGCCTTCGCACTGTACAAGCTCTTCGCGACCGCGGCCGAACAAGCGGAAATGGCCGATCTATACCGCAACCCGATGAAGGGCGCTGATCTGCGCGGCGGGCGGCCGTTTGGCTACGGCGACGCCAAGACGCAACTTCTCGCGAAGATCGACACCTATTTCGCTGCGGCGCGTGAGCGCCGAAAGCAACTCGCCCGCGACCCCGGGTTCGTGGAGGAAGTGCTCGTCGCCGGGGCGAAGCGGGCGCGGGCACTTGCTCAGATCACGCTGCAAACTGTCCGCAAGGCGGTGGGTATTCACGCCAATCCGGTGTAA
- the rph gene encoding ribonuclease PH: MPRPNERSPSALRELTFLRGFTRPAPGSVLVKMGRTTVLCTCCVEPKVPDFLVGKGKGWLTAEYGMLPGSTNTRKPRDKAGKVDGRSVEIQRLIGRSLRAVVDLDKLGERTLWIDCDVLEADGGTRTASITGAFVAAVDAVNSIRALLTVPVSEVLTDSVAAVSVGLVDGEERLDLEYVEDRDADVDMNLVMTGSGKIIEVQGSGEEATFSRKQLDALVDLGEAGIRTITAEQKKVLGNTWPF, from the coding sequence ATGCCTCGACCCAACGAGCGCTCTCCTTCTGCGCTCCGTGAACTGACGTTTCTGCGCGGGTTCACCCGACCTGCGCCCGGTTCGGTCCTCGTGAAGATGGGACGCACGACCGTTCTCTGCACCTGCTGTGTTGAGCCGAAGGTGCCGGACTTCCTGGTCGGGAAGGGGAAGGGCTGGCTCACCGCGGAATACGGAATGCTGCCCGGGTCCACGAACACGCGCAAGCCGCGCGACAAGGCGGGCAAGGTCGACGGGCGCAGTGTGGAGATTCAGCGGCTCATCGGTCGCAGTTTGCGTGCGGTCGTGGATCTCGACAAACTCGGCGAACGCACACTCTGGATCGACTGTGATGTGCTCGAAGCCGATGGCGGCACTCGTACCGCGAGTATTACAGGGGCGTTCGTCGCGGCGGTCGATGCGGTGAATTCGATCAGGGCGCTGCTGACCGTTCCAGTATCCGAAGTGCTGACGGATAGTGTTGCGGCCGTGAGTGTCGGGCTCGTGGACGGTGAGGAGCGGCTCGACCTCGAATACGTCGAGGACCGCGACGCCGACGTGGACATGAACCTCGTGATGACCGGTAGCGGGAAAATCATCGAGGTGCAGGGGAGTGGCGAGGAAGCCACCTTCTCGCGCAAGCAGCTCGATGCGCTCGTGGATCTGGGCGAAGCGGGCATCCGCACCATTACGGCCGAACAGAAAAAGGTACTTGGTAACACATGGCCGTTCTGA
- a CDS encoding transposase — MTRLPVVTHLAHDEIDRCYQSCSDAAEKARWHVLWLVTRPDQPVSAIVAARLVGFTPAWGRAILKRYNARGPEALADRRRNNGAGFKRPPQQAELFAALQKPLPDHELWSGRKVAAFVKDRFGVCQAPIEMSSRITGRNAKRVLFGAINPRTGHRRIIRCPSMPREDVRAFLRHLQSRYRDRTLWLILDRVPCHEAHPSQVLAGRLRIGLMWLPTQRPELNPVGHLWRELKRLVAANRQFRTIDEGALRRALVPRVDRTRIAPEGRSVSRGLLAQRFTCEGFCRPT, encoded by the coding sequence ATGACGCGATTACCCGTAGTTACCCACCTGGCGCACGATGAGATTGATCGGTGTTACCAGAGTTGTTCGGATGCAGCCGAGAAGGCCCGGTGGCATGTGTTGTGGCTGGTTACACGCCCCGATCAACCGGTCTCAGCCATCGTGGCCGCGCGCCTGGTCGGGTTCACTCCGGCCTGGGGCCGCGCGATCCTCAAGCGGTACAATGCACGCGGACCCGAGGCACTAGCTGACCGGCGCCGGAACAATGGGGCCGGATTCAAGCGCCCCCCGCAACAGGCAGAGTTGTTCGCCGCGCTCCAGAAGCCGCTTCCCGATCACGAGTTGTGGAGCGGACGCAAGGTCGCTGCCTTCGTCAAGGACCGGTTCGGCGTCTGTCAGGCTCCGATAGAAATGTCCTCTCGGATCACCGGGCGCAACGCCAAGCGCGTACTGTTCGGGGCCATCAACCCGCGCACCGGGCACCGACGGATAATCCGTTGCCCGTCGATGCCACGAGAGGACGTCCGGGCGTTCCTGCGGCACTTGCAGAGCCGCTACCGGGACCGAACGCTGTGGCTAATATTGGATCGTGTCCCATGCCACGAGGCGCACCCGAGCCAGGTATTGGCCGGGCGGTTGAGGATCGGACTGATGTGGCTGCCGACCCAGCGCCCGGAACTGAATCCGGTGGGCCACCTGTGGCGGGAACTCAAGCGACTCGTCGCGGCCAATCGACAGTTCCGGACCATCGACGAGGGCGCGTTACGCCGAGCGCTGGTTCCTCGGGTTGACCGCACGAGAATCGCTCCGGAAGGCCGGAGTGTTAGCCGAGGGCTTCTGGCTCAGCGTTTTACCTGTGAAGGCTTCTGCCGACCTACTTAG